The genomic segment ACATCTCCTTAGAGGACTTGCTCACTATCTCTAGAGAAAGGAACGAACCGCCCCTTTATTGTATCCTTGATGGTATTGAAGACCCCCAGAATCTGGGGGCGATTCTAAGGACCGCCGAGGCGAGCAGTATTCACGGTGTGATTATCCGTTCAAGAAGGGCTGTGGGGCTCACTGCTGCCGTGGCCAAGGCATCGGCTGGTGCTATAGAGTATGTGCCGGTGGCAAGGGTATCCAATATCTCCCAGACTATGGTGACACTGAAAAGAAATGGTGTCTGGGTTGTTGGCATAGACCCTGCCGGCAAAATAGACTACAGCCAGGTGGACTTTATGCTGCCGACAGCAATTGTCATAGGTAGTGAAGGCAAGGGACTATCGGATTTAGTCAAAAAAACGTGTGATTTTCTGGCGTCTATCCCAATGCTGGGGAAGATTACCTCACTTAACGCCTCTATTGCTGCGGCGTTAGTAATGTACGAAGCCTTGAAACAAAGAAGCCGGTAGTTTTTGTTCCTCAATCCCAGCGCTAGCGCGCCCGGGCAACAATTAGCCACTCTGTTCAATGCAATCTCCCGCTCCGAAACCAGGATGCAGATACCAGATACAATCGCAGCCCAGAAAACAGGTTTTCCGAAAGGCCCCTCTTTGTATCCAAGCTGAGGTTGGGGTGGTATGCAATGGCATTGAATACATGGCATATTCTGAACCAGAAGCCCTGGTGGCAACACCTATGCCCAGGGAACCGACAATGCCCCAAACTCCTGAAACAGCGGGTGACAACAAAGATTGACATGGGACTGGGAGTGAAGATGCAATTCAACAGAAGATGAGGGCGTTCTCTCTATCATGTGGTGAATTCTTGAGGTAAGATAATTGTCTAGGTGAGCAAGAGTCGGCCATCTGCCAAGCCGGGTAACTGGAGCTATCTGATGTACGAGGACACGCCCAGGTATGACCGGATTACGAAGATTATGATAGCTGCAATCTTGGGGGCTTTCCTTGTGACAGGGATTGGCCTGCTTTTCTTGCCAGACTCAACGAGGCCCTGAAAGCAGCTTAAGATTCACAGCAAGTGGCCTGGACAGCCTGAAGTTCTGCTAAGCACCGCACCTGGAGAGCCTACCAGCCATTTCTGTGCACTTTCGCTTCGTCGTATCGGCTGGACGGTTTGGGCTGCCTTACATCAGGATATCCGAAGGGAACAAAGGAGATTGGAATGACATGGTCTGGCAGATTCAGTAGCTTGCGCACTTCCGGAATAGAGTTGGGGAAGACAGCAGTCCAGACTCCTCCCAGTCCTTTAGCATGAACCGCCAGAAGAATGTTCTGTGTGGCAGCACAACAGTCATGCAGATAGAATCCCCCGAGCTTGTCCAGCTTCTTATCGCCGCAAACCAGTATCCCCACGGGTGCTCCATTGGGAGTATTGCCGTTGATCTTCACAAAGTCTTCGAGGATCTTACCGCTCAGCACCACAAACTGCCATGCTTGCTCATTCACCGCTGATGGGGCATTCATTGCCGCTTCCAGCACGTCTTTGATATCCGCATCAGAAACGGCATTGGATCTCCACTTCCTGACACTTCCTCGTGAAACAATCACTTCCAGGATGCTATCCATCTGTCCTCCATTTCTTCCCGCGCTTCTCCTTGGTGTGACCCGCCTGCCACCCATTGTACCACCCCCAACCTCAGATTGGATACAAAGGGAGCTTGGCTGGGGTTCTACGGGGCGATGGTGGGGTGAGGTCTGCTACCCAGGCCCCGAGACGGCTCTCTTGGGTTTCAGGGTCCTCAGCCATCCGGCCCATAAAAGGAGGACGAAGGCCATGTTGAAGAGATAGAAGTAGTCGTGCACATAGACGCCAGTGCGCCAGTCAATGTAAACGCTGATAGTGATGCGGAACAGATTGAAACAAACCAGGATGACGGTGCCAGCAGCCAGACCTAACAGCCGCTGTCGCCGCGTGGCTTTGAACTCTGCCATCACCAGGGCAAGATAAGCCCAGAAGAGCACCCCGCCCAGGCAGGCAACATCGATGGTATAGGCCACGGTGGGATTGTTGGTTGTGATGAGGGACCCTGAGACAGAAGTGTCGACACCGGCGCGGGTCAGTGTCCATCCCACGGACGCGGCGGTGAGTTGCTGCATGGTGCGATGGACGGAGGGCACGAGCCAGAGGAAGCCCATCTCCAAGCCCATAAGACAGAG from the Chloroflexota bacterium genome contains:
- the rlmB gene encoding 23S rRNA (guanosine(2251)-2'-O)-methyltransferase RlmB; translation: MADTIEGRNPVIEALKSGRPINKILLAGDIGRHTAVAQILNLSQARGIPVEYVTRRVIDESSTTSAHQGVIAYAAAKEYISLEDLLTISRERNEPPLYCILDGIEDPQNLGAILRTAEASSIHGVIIRSRRAVGLTAAVAKASAGAIEYVPVARVSNISQTMVTLKRNGVWVVGIDPAGKIDYSQVDFMLPTAIVIGSEGKGLSDLVKKTCDFLASIPMLGKITSLNASIAAALVMYEALKQRSR
- a CDS encoding nitroreductase family protein, which translates into the protein MDSILEVIVSRGSVRKWRSNAVSDADIKDVLEAAMNAPSAVNEQAWQFVVLSGKILEDFVKINGNTPNGAPVGILVCGDKKLDKLGGFYLHDCCAATQNILLAVHAKGLGGVWTAVFPNSIPEVRKLLNLPDHVIPISFVPFGYPDVRQPKPSSRYDEAKVHRNGW
- a CDS encoding archaeosortase/exosortase family protein, yielding MNSWPVVLAIFLGLVALFGAPGYYIAPRRFKQPLARFLVRYGVSFLCLMGLEMGFLWLVPSVHRTMQQLTAASVGWTLTRAGVDTSVSGSLITTNNPTVAYTIDVACLGGVLFWAYLALVMAEFKATRRQRLLGLAAGTVILVCFNLFRITISVYIDWRTGVYVHDYFYLFNMAFVLLLWAGWLRTLKPKRAVSGPG